A portion of the Parasteatoda tepidariorum isolate YZ-2023 chromosome 5, CAS_Ptep_4.0, whole genome shotgun sequence genome contains these proteins:
- the LOC107450928 gene encoding very long chain fatty acid elongase 7-like gives MDLRIVYFAIAIYVLLVKLVIPWVMKNRKPFVLRRTLIVYSLLISFLNGLLAYHMFCHLYENWNVRCTVRNAPQEVKNSYVTKGFNIIWYNALMKFMEWFDTIFFALRKKHSQITHLHLIHHTGIVIFPFYIFQLELPNFSYILGSNINCVIHVLMYLYYGLAAIGPHVQKYLWWKKYLTMLQIVSRFKT, from the exons ATGGATCTAAGAATTGTATATTTTGCAATTGCCATTTATGTTTTATTGGTGAAATTAGTGATACCATGGGTTATGAAAAACAGAAAACCATTTGTTTTAAGAAGAACTCTAATTGTATACAGTTTGCTAATCTCTTTCCTGAATGGTCTTCTCGCATATCAT atgtTTTGTCACTTATATGAAAATTGGAATGTTCGATGTACTGTGAGGAATGCTCCACAGGAGGTTAAAAATAGCTATGTAACA aaAGGCTTCAATATAATTTGGTATAACGCCTTAATGAAGTTTATGGAATGGTTTGATACt atatttttcgcCCTTAGAAAGAAACATTCGCAAATTACTCATCTACATCTGATTCACCACACCGGCATAGTTATATTCCCATTTTATATCTTCCAACTTGAATTACCCA attttagttACATTCTTGGCTCTAACATTAACTGCGTGATTCATGTGTTGATGTATCTATATTATGGATTGGCAGCCATTGGTCCtcatgttcaaaaatatttatggtggAAAAAGTATTTAACAATGTTACAAATCGTAAGtagatttaaaacttga